One stretch of Caloenas nicobarica isolate bCalNic1 chromosome 2, bCalNic1.hap1, whole genome shotgun sequence DNA includes these proteins:
- the EPPK1 gene encoding epiplakin, with protein sequence MESQPAVNGHAVPIAHQDNVQGANRLCQDRLPGKQKKAAGGDVTVMDAPSEPLEAAGSIAGVCVGASKKIMSFYEATREHLLSLDPALCLLEAQAATGSIIDPVTNRQVSVAEAVQLGLVGLELKEKLLTAEKAATGFVDPYTEEKVSLYQAMQKELVGREQGARLLEAQVATGGVIDPATGRRLPADVACERGYLDEEMRQVLSDPSNEESKGFLNPSTLERVTYTELMKSCVVDPASGFLLLPVQTMFAGLGVRVSSRDLLDAGIISPDTFRGLEEGRVSAQEVAENDSVQRFLRGTRSVAGVVLPSGERKSLYQALREHLLLPGAALMLLQVQASTGSLTDPIKNKSYSVDEAVRVGLIGPELHEKMSSAEKTITGYRDPYTGEMLSLFQAIGKGFVPRDHGICLLEAQMATGGIIAPGRHLRVPTETACRWEYLDEATRQLLSSPTEDMRGFFDPSSKEKLLYAELLKRCLTDPNTGLLLLPLGGDSREGSEGTQLFFDHRSQTALENTQIPVAAGKFKGKSVSLWKLLFSDYIQGQQRAALAQQYLAGTLSMQELGKAVSATIEEMASTANVTFEGLRDRVTADQLLSSEIINQDLFKKLKEGETSAKEVVSMDTVKKYLQGTGSIGGLLLPDSQEKISIYQAKRKGLLRPGTSLILLEAQAATGFIIDPAANKRYSVDEALRANVIGPDVYDKLLSAEKSVTGYRDPYTGDKISLFQAMNKELIVKEHAIRLLEAQIATGGIIDPVNSHRIPVEVAYRRGYFDKKMNVILSDPSDDTKGFFDPNTHENLTYLQLKEKCITEPSTGLCLLPLNSRRRQFIDDATRRVFRSSWLPVRFGRLQGEKVSVWDLLNSEYFSEGRRREIFNHYQLRKLTLEQIRIMLEEEMKKWAPIKFPAMRGSVSAYHLMETGVIDKALFEKVLEGSVTPEEVLHMDSVRKYLYGSGSIGGIVLQPSNQRISIYEAMKKNLMVPGVALPLLEAQAATGFIIDPVNNQKLSVDDAVKEGVIGPDVHEKLQHAEGAVTGYKDPFTGKKIPLFQAMKKGLIADKQAMQLMEVQMATGGIIDPTCGHHIPTEAAQKRGCLDKDTSKALSKPSDDNRAFCVPDSKETVTYAELIKRCQKDEISGFHLLPLAQAAAPAHTDEQIQRIFKENVVKEKGVSLWELIHFGYFTEEQRSDFVERFRSEEMSLQQLVALVLRLVREMEMQACSHITLEGLQGSVPVVWLLDAGIITEKVFEELAQGIRTPEEVAAMESVKRYLQGTGSIAGVFVEASKKKMSLYDAMKNNLLLPGAALRLLEAQAATGYLTDTATNRRLSVRDAVKAGVVGEELTEKLLLAERAVTGYTDPYTESSISVCQALRKELIPLGDAVPLLEAQLATGGVIDPIHHHHLPLQAACRYGFYDEDLNQTLSQLNDTTKVFFDPNTKENVTYQQLKDRCIQEAESGLWLLPLSENAMFCVDEQTMEVLKSVTVCVNIGRFKGQTVSVWDLLNSEYLSDSKRRELVQKYKDEKAEVLHEIVTIVTTIIRETETRGKKFAFQGLRKRVSASDLFQSQLIDKKTLDELNQGKKTVKEVTEMDSVRRYLEGSNFIAGVLIQPSNEKMSIYQAMWKGILRPGTALVLLEAQAATGFIIDPEKNKKYSVEEALTAGLIGGEIFEKLLSAERAVTGYTDPYTKAQISLFEAMNQELIVKSHGIRLLEAQIATGGIIDPVHSHRIPVEVAYQRGYFNQEMNQVLSDPSDDTKGFFDPNTHENLTYMQLLERCVQDPETGLYMLQIVQEGGKYFYIDELTKQALRSTPLEVKVGKFKDQRVSVWEILCSHYISEQKKKDLVMQYKSKTLTLEELIALILKIIEDTEQRAEALKVKGLRGDVSIAELFNSEIIDKKTLDQLQDGSLALASLTKREIVKRYLDGTGCIAGVLLPSRKEKMSIYQALEKGLLTEQCALGLLEAQAATGFLIDPLKNKKLSVDEAVSSGLVGSELHEKLLSAEKAVTGYTDPRAGNKISLFQAIKQKVTGKEDGIRQLEAQIATGGIIDPVHSHRLPIEVACRRGYLDEDMFLLLSDPDHGSKGFIDPNTHEKISYSQLLQRCSKDRDTGLYLLQVMEKAHDYFYIDEQTKNALLCTKVQVPVGKYKGQILSLWELLCSEYITEEKRKELVKKYKEESHHILQGIIDTILKIIKEKEEDRSDVWFQGLRQQVTASELLSAKIITEETMEKLHEGKESAQEIAQMETVRRYLEGTGSIAGVLVPSKANPSKMEKMSIYTAMWKGILRPGTALVLLEAQAATGFIIDPLNNKKLSVDEAVSSGLVGSELQKKLLSAERSVTGYTHPCTGQKMSLFQAMKKELIVKEHGIRLLEAQIATGGIIDPVHSHRLPVEAAYRRGYFDEEMNQVLSDPSDDTKGFFDPNTHENLTYMQLLRRCVPDADTGLLMLQLMDKGSVLYQLSEDARQALQAARTSLSVGLFQGQSVTVWELLFSRYVPDHRRQDLLRRYKVGTLSINEMITLLTAIVTGAEGHGAALASMQTQQETPAPAQNSDALGSRQQQELEQEQELEQEQELERSLKSSTVQVSAGSFQGRKVSLWELLFSKYVSEAKRQELLGQVKSRSLALDRLAGLLTGLVEEAEKRSSNVTFTGLRRQVTASDLLDSGIIDKDTLADLVQGAKTVQEVTQMASVKRYLDGTGCIAGVLVPSKADPAKMEKMSIYQAMWKGILRQGTALVLLEAQAATGFIVDPLTNQKLSVDEAVSSGLVGSELHEKLLSAERAVTGYTDPYTDDKISLFQAMKKELIVKEHGIRLLEAQIATGGIIDPVHSHRLPVEAAYRRGYFDEEMNQVLSDPSDDTKGFFDPNTHENLTYMQLLRRCVPDPDTGLLMLQLMDKGSVLYQLSEDARQALQAARTSLSVGLFQGQSVTVWELLFSRYVPDHRRQDLLRRYKVGTLSINEMITLLTAIVTGAEGHGAALASMQTQQETPAPAQNSDALGSRQQQELEQEQELEQEQELERSLKSSTVQVSAGSFQGRKVSLWELLFSKYVSEAKRQELLGQVKSRSLALDRLAGLLTGLVEEAEKRSSNVTFTGLRRQVTASDLLDSGIIDKDTLADLVQGAKTVQEVTQMASVKRYLDGTGCIAGVLVPSKADPAKMEKMSIYQAMWKGILRQGTALVLLEAQAATGFIVDPLTNQKLSVDEAVSSGLVGSELHEKLLSAERAVTGYTDPYTDDKISLFQAMKKELIVKEHGIRLLEAQIATGGIIDPVHSHRLPVEAAYRRGYFDEEMNQVLSDPSDDTKGFFDPNTHENLTYMQLLRRCVPDPDTGLLMLQLMDKGSVLYQLSEDARQALQAARTSLSVGLFQGQSVTVWELLFSRYVPDHRRQDLLRRYKVGTLSINEMITLLTAIVTGAEGHGAALASMQTQQETPAPAQNGDALGSRQQQELEQEQELEQEQELERSLKSSTVQVSAGSFQGRKVSLWELLFSKYVSEAKRQELLGQVKSRSLALDRLAGLLTGLVEEAEKRSSNVTFTGLRRQVTASDLLDSGIIDKDTLADLVQGAKTVQEVTQMASVKRYLDGTGCIAGVLVPSKADPAKMEKMSIYQAMWKGILRQGTALVLLEAQAATGFIVDPLTNQKLSVDEAVSSGLVGSELHEKLLSAERAVTGYTDPYTDDKISLFQAMKKELIVKEHGIRLLEAQIATGGIIDPVHSHRLPVEAAYRRGYFDEEMNQVLSDPSDDTKGFFDPNTHENLTYMQLLRRCVPDPDTGLYFLNIVRK encoded by the coding sequence ATGGAGAGCCAGCCAGCGGTGAACGGCCACGCTGTCCCCATCGCTCACCAGGACAACGTGCAGGGAGCAAACCGCCTGTGCCAGGACAGGctgcctggaaaacagaagaaagcagctggCGGGGATGTGACGGTGATGGATGCTCCCAGTGAACCCTTGGAGGCAGCTGGCAGCATTGCTGGAGTTTGTGTAGGGGCTTCGAAGAAGATAATGAGCTTTTATGAGGCCACAAGAGAGCATCTTCTGAGTCTGGATCCAGCACTCTGTCTTCTGGAGGCCCAGGCGGCCACGGGCTCCATCATTGACCCGGTGACGAACCGGCAGGTCTCCGTGGCAGAAGCCgtgcagctggggctggtggggctggagctgaaggAGAAGCTGCTCACTGCCGAGAAAGCTGCCACTGGCTTCGTGGACCCCTACACTGAGGAGAAAGTCTCGCTCTACCAGGCGATGCAGAAGGAGCTGGTGGGGAGGGAACAAGGCGCTCGGCTGCTGGAGGCCCAGGTCGCAACCGGAGGCGTCATCGACCCGGCCACCGGCCGGCGGCTCCCAGCAGATGTTGCCTGCGAGAGGGGATATTTAGACGAAGAGATGAGACAGGTCCTCTCTGACCCCAGCAACGAGGAGAGCAAAGGGTTCCTCAACCCCAGCACTTTGGAGAGGGTCACCTACACGGAGCTCATGAAGAGCTGTGTTGTTGATCCGGCCTCAGGCTTCCTCCTCTTGCCCGTGCAAACCATGTtcgcggggctgggggtgagggTGAGCAGCAGGGACCTGCTGGACGCCGGCATCATCAGCCCCGACACGTTCCGAGGTCTTGAGGAGGGAAGAGTTTCTGCCCAGGAGGTAGCAGAGAACGACTCGGTTCAGCGGTTCCTGCGTGGGACGAGGAGCGTGGCCGGCGTTGTCCTGCCCTCCGGTGAGCGGAAAAGCCTTTACCAGGCGCTGAGAGAGCATCTcctgctgcctggggctgccctgATGCTCCTGCAAGTCCAGGCCTCCACCGGCAGCCTGACAGACCCCATAAAGAACAAAAGCTACTCGGTCGATGAGGCTGTCAGGGTGGGTCTCATCGGCCCAGAGCTTCATGAGAAAATGTCTTCAGCAGAGAAGACCATCACTGGCTACAGGGACCCCTACACTGGAGAAATGCTTTCTCTGTTCCAAGCCATCGGGAAGGGCTTTGTCCCCAGAGATCATGGCATTTGCCTTCTGGAGGCTCAGATGGCCACAGGGGGTATAATCGCTCCAGGCAGGCACCTCCGTGTCCCCACAGAGACAGCCTGCAGGTGGGAGTACCTGGATGAGGCCACCAGACAGCTCCTCTCCAGTCCTACTGAGGACATGAGAGGGTTCTTCGACCCCAGCTCCAAGGAGAAGCTGCTCtacgcagagctgctcaagCGCTGCCTCACCGATCCCAACACcgggctcctgctgctgccacttgGTGGAGACAGCAGAGAAGGATCTGAGGGAACCCAGCTCTTCTTTGACCACAGGAGCCAAACAGCTCTGGAGAACACGCAGATACCCGTTGCTGCAGGTAAATTCAAGGGAAAGTCAGTGTCCCTCTGGAAACTCCTCTTCTCAGACTACATCCAGGGCCAGCAAAGAGCTGCTCTTGCCCAGCAGTACCTCGCAGGAACACTCTCCATGCAAGAACTGGGTAAGGCAGTCAGTGCCACCATCGAGGAGATGGCTTCCACCGCTAACGTCACCTTTGAAGGACTGAGGGACCGGGTGACAGCTGACCAGCTCCTGAGCTCTGAAATCATCAACCAAGATTTGTTCAAgaaactgaaggagggagaaaCATCAGCCAAAGAGGTTGTCAGCATGGACACTGTCAAGAAGTACCTGCAAGGGACCGGTAGCATTGGTGGGCTCCTCCTTCCTGACTCCCAGGAGAAGATCAGCATCTACCAGGCCAAGCGGAAAGGACTTTTGAGGCCAGGAACGTCACTGATCCTCCTGGAGGCACAGGCTGCTACGGGATTTATCATTGACCCAGCTGCCAACAAAAGGTATTCTGTGGATGAGGCCTTAAGAGCGAATGTCATTGGCCCAGATGTTTACGACAAGCTACTGTCCGCAGAGAAATCCGTCACTGGCTATAGAGATCCCTACACGGGTGACAAGATTTCCCTCTTCCAGGCCATGAACAAGGAGCTCATCGTCAAGGAGCATGCCATCCGCCTGCTGGAGGCCCAGATCGCCACCGGTGGCATCATCGACCCCGTCAACAGCCACCGCATCCCCGTGGAGGTGGCCTACCGGCGTGGATACTTTGACAAGAAGATGAACGTCATCCTGTCTGACCCCAGCGATGACACCAAGGGCTTCTTCGACCCCAACACCCACGAGAACCTCACCTACCTGCAGCTAAAGGAGAAGTGCATCACTGAGCCGTCCACTGGGCTTTGCCTCCTGCCCCTGAACAGCAGGAGGCGCCAGTTCATCGATGATGCCACCAGACGGGTGTTCAGGAGCTCCTGGCTGCCCGTCAGGTTTGGGCGGTTGCAGGGGGAGAAGGTCTCTGTGTGGGACCTGCTGAACTCTGAGTACTTCAGCGAGGGCCGGCGCCGAGAAATATTCAACCACTACCAGCTGCGGAAACTCACCCTGGAGCAGATTCGAATCATGTTAGAggaggaaatgaagaaatgggCCCCCATCAAGTTCCCAGCCATGCGGGGCAGTGTCAGCGCTTACCACCTGATGGAAACGGGAGTCATTGACAAGGCCCTGTTTGAGAAGGTGTTGGAGGGGTCTGTCACACCAGAGGAAGTCCTGCACATGGACTCAGTCAGGAAGTACCTCTATGGCTCCGGCAGCATCGGGGGGATCGTGCTCCAACCATCAAACCAGAGGATAAGCATTTATGAGGCCATGAAGAAAAATCTCATGGTGCCAGGAGTGGCTCTCCCACTGCTGGAGGCCCAGGCTGCCACGGGCTTCATCATTGACCCTGTGAACAACCAGAAACTCTCTGTGGATGACGCCGTCAAGGAGGGAGTCATTGGGCCAGATGTCCATGAGAAGCTGCAGCACGCAGAAGGGGCTGTAACAGGCTACAAAGATCCTTTCACAGGCAAGAAGATACCTCTCTTCCAGGCGATGAAGAAGGGCCTGATTGCTGACAAACAGGCCATGCAGCTGATGGAGGTGCAGATGGCTACAGGAGGCATCATCGACCCAACGTGTGGCCACCACATCCCCACGGAAGCTGCGCAGAAGCGAGGGTGCCTGGACAAGGACACGAGCAAGGCCCTTTCTAAGCCCAGTGATGACAACAGAGCCTTCTGCGTCCCGGACAGCAAAGAGACCGTGACCTATGCCGAGCTCATCAAGCGCTGCCAGAAGGACGAGATCTCCGGCTTCCACCTGCTGCCtctggcacaggcagctgccCCGGCCCACACCGACGAACAAATCCAAcgcatttttaaggaaaatgtgGTGAAGGAAAAAGGGGTGTCCCTCTGGGAGCTGATCCACTTTGGGTATTTcactgaggagcagaggagcgATTTCGTGGAGAGGTTCCGCTCTGAGGAGATGTCGCTGCAGCAGCTGGTTGCTCTTGTCCTCCGGCTGGTCAGGGAGATGGAGATGCAAGCCTGCAGCCACATCACCCTGGAAGGCTTGCAGGGCAGCGTCCCCGTTGTCTGGCTGCTGGATGCCGGCATCATCACTGAGAAGGTGTTTGAGGAACTGGCTCAGGGCATCAGAACTCCTGAGGAGGTGGCCGCGATGGAGAGCGTGAAGAGGTAcctgcagggcacaggcagcatTGCCGGGGTGTTTGTAGAGGCATCCAAGAAGAAGATGAGCTTGTACGATGCCATGAAGAACAATCTCCTcctccctggggctgctctgcgTCTGCTGGAAGCTCAGGCAGCCACCGGCTACCTGACGGACACGGCCACCAACCGGAGGCTCAGCGTGAGGGATGCCGTGAAAGCAGGTGTGGTTGGTGAGGAGCTCACCGAGAAACTGCTTCTGGCTGAGAGGGCAGTGACCGGATACACAGACCCCTACACCGAGAGCTCCATCTCGGTGTGCCAAGCGCTCAGGAAAGAGCTGATTCCCCTGGGAGATGCTGTTCCCCTGCTAGAGGCCCAGCTGGCCACCGGAGGGGTCATCGATCCCATCCACCACCATCACCTTCCACTGCAGGCTGCCTGCAGATACGGCTTCTACGACGAGGACCTGAACCAAACCCTCTCTCAGCTGAACGACACCACCAAAGTCTTTTTTGATCCAAACACCAAGGAGAACGTGACCTACCAGCAGCTGAAGGACAGGTGCATTCAGGAGGCTGAGTCAGGCCTCTGGCTCCTTCCTCTGTCAGAAAACGCCATGTTTTGTGTGGATGAACAAACCATGGAGGTGCTGAAGTCTGTGACGGTTTGCGTGAACATAGGGCGGTTCAAAGGACAGACCGTGTCAGTCTGGGACCTCCTCAACTCTGAATACCTCTCAGACAGCAAGAGAAGAGAGCTGGTGCAAAAGTACAAAGATGAGAAAGCTGAAGTACTGCATGAGATCGTAACCATTGTCACCACGATCATCAGGGAGACTGAGACACGAGGCAAGAAGTTTGCATTCCAGGGCCTGCGGAAAAGAGTATCTGCCAGTGACCTTTTCCAGTCTCAACTGatagacaaaaaaaccctcGATGAGCTCAACCAGGGGAAGAAAACAGTCAAAGAAGTCACTGAGATGGACTCTGTCCGCAGGTACCTGGAGGGCAGCAATTTCATCGCAGGGGTCCTTATACAACCGAGCAATGAGAAGATGAGCATCTACCAGGCCATGTGGAAGGGCATCCTGAGGCCAGGGACAGCTCTGGTTCTGCTGGAGGCACAGGCTGCCACCGGCTTCATCATTGAcccagagaaaaacaagaagtaTTCAGTGGAAGAAGCACTAACCGCTGGTCTGATTGGAGGGGAGATTTTTGAAAAGCTACTCTCTGCAGAAAGAGCCGTGACAGGCTACACCGACCCCTACACAAAAGCCCAGATATCCCTGTTTGAAGCGATGAACCAAGAGCTGATTGTGAAGAGCCACGGCATCCGCCTGCTGGAGGCCCAGATCGCCACCGGCGGCATCATCGACCCCGTGCACAGCCACCGCATCCCCGTGGAGGTGGCCTACCAGCGCGGATACTTCAACCAGGAGATGAACCAGGTCCTGTCCGACCCCAGCGATGACACCAAGGGCTTCTTCGACCCCAACACCCACGAGAACCTCACCTACATGCAGCTCCTGGAGAGATGTGTCCAGGATCCAGAGACTGGGTTGTACATGCTACAAATTGTACAGGAAGGAGGAAAGTACTTCTACATTGATGAGCTTACAAAACAGGCTTTGCGCTCAACGCCTCTTGAAGTGAAAGTTGGAAAGTTTAAGGACCAAAGAGTTTCTGTCTGGGAAATCCTCTGTTCTCATTACATCtctgagcagaaaaagaaagatctaGTGATGCAGTACAAATCCAAAACCCTCACACTGGAAGAGCTTATAGCGCTCATCCTCAAAATAATTGAGGATACAGAGCAAAGAGCAGAAGCCCTCAAGGTTAAAGGACTCCGGGGGGATGTGTCCATAGCGGAATTATTTAACTCTGAGATAATTGACAAGAAAACTCTTGATCAGCTGCAGGATGGGAGTCTCGCGCTTGCCAGCCTCACAAAGAGGGAGATCGTCAAAAGGTACTTGGATGGCACTGGATGCATTGCCGGGGTTCTGCTCCCATcaaggaaagagaagatgagCATCTACCAGGCCCTGGAGAAGGGTCTCCTCACGGAGCAATgtgcactggggctgctggaggcacAGGCTGCCACTGGTTTTCTCATTGACCCGCTGAAAAATAAGAAGCTCTCTGTGGACGAGGCCGTCTCGTCCGGGCTGGTGGGCAGTGAGCTGCACGAGAAGCTGCTGTCGGCAGAGAAAGCTGTGACAGGATACACAGACCCTCgtgcaggaaataaaatatcCCTTTTCCAGGCCATAAAGCAAAAGGTAACAGGGAAGGAGGATGGGATCCGCCAGCTGGAGGCCCAGATTGCCACCGGTGGCATCATCGACCCCGTGCACAGCCACCGCCTGCCCATCGAGGTGGCCTGCCGGCGCGGATACTTGGATGAAGATatgtttctcctgctttctgaTCCAGATCATGGTAGCAAAGGTTTTATAGATCCAAACACTCATGAGAAAATCAGTTACAGTCAGCTCCTGCAGAGATGTTCCAAAGACAGAGACACTGGATTGTACCTGCTGCAGGTCATGGAAAAAGCACATGACTATTTCTACATCGatgagcaaacaaaaaatgcccTATTATGTACAAAGGTACAAGTACCTGTTGGAAAATATAAAGGACAAATATTGTCACTGTGGGAACTGCTCTGTTCTGAGTACAtcacagaggagaagagaaaagaactggtgaaaaaatataaagaggAATCCCATCACATTCTACAGGGAATCATTGATACGATACTAAAAATcattaaggaaaaagaagaggacaGAAGTGACGTCTGGTTCCAAGGACTCAGACAACAAGTAACAGCATCAGAGCTTCTCAGCGCAAAGATAATTACAGAAGAAACAATGGAAAAACTCCACGAAGGAAAAGAGTCGGCACAAGAAATAGCACAAATGGAGACTGTGAGAAGATACCTTGAGGGAACTGGAAGCATCGCGGGTGTGCTGGTGCCCTCCAAAGCCAATCCCAGCAAGATGGAGAAGATGAGCATCTACACGGCCATGTGGAAGGGCATCCTGAGACCAGGGACAGCGTTGGTGCTGCTGGAGGCGCAGGCTGCCACCGGCTTCATCATTGATCCGCTCAACAACAAGAAGCTCTCCGTGGATGAGGCCGTCTCCTCGGGGCTGGTGGGCAGCGAGCTGCAAAAAAAACTTCTTTCTGCAGAGAGGTCCGTGACAGGGTACACCCACCCCTGCACCGGACAAAAGATGTCCCTCTTCCAGGCCATGAAGAAGGAGCTCATCGTCAAGGAGCACGGCATCCGCCTGCTGGAGGCCCAGATCGCCACCGGCGGCATCATCGACCCCGTGCACAGCCACCGTCTCCCTGTGGAAGCTGCCTACAGGCGTGGCTACTTCGATGAGGAGATGAACCAGGTCCTGTCCGACCCCAGCGATGACACCAAGGGCTTCTTCGACCCCAACACCCACGAGAACCTCACCTACATGCAGCTCCTGCGCCGCTGCGTGCCCGACGCGGACACGGGGCTGCTCATGCTGCAGCTGATGGACAAGGGCTCCGTGCTCTACCAGCTGAGCGAGGACGCCCGCCAAGCCCTGCAGGCCGCCCGCACCAGCCTCAGCGTGGGGCTCTTCCAGGGCCAGAGCGTCACCGTCTGGGAGCTGCTCTTCTCCCGCTACGTCCCCGACCACCGGCGCCAGGACCTGCTCCGCAGGTACAAGGTGGGCACGCTCAGCATCAACGAGATGATCACCCTCCTCACCGCCATTGTCACTGGGGCTGAGGGACACGGTGCTGCCCTGGCCAGCATGCAGACACAGCAGGAGACCCCGGCACCGGCCCAGAACAGCGACGCCTTGGGctcccggcagcagcaggagctggagcaggagcaggagctggagcaggagcaggagctggagcggTCCCTCAAGTCCTCCACTGTCCAGGTCTCAGCCGGCAGCTTCCAGGGCAGGAAGGTCTCCCTGTGGGAGCTGCTCTTCTCCAAGTACGTGTCCGAGGCCaagaggcaggagctgctggggcaggtcAAGTCCAGGAGCCTGGCGCTGGACCGGTTGGCCGGGCTCCTCACCGGCCTCgtggaggaggcagagaagcGCAGCAGCAACGTCACGTTCACGGGCCTCAGGAGGCAGGTGACGGCCTCGGACCTGCTGGACTCGGGCATCATCGACAAGGACACGCTGGCCGACCTGGTGCAGGGCGCCAAGACGGTGCAGGAGGTGACGCAGATGGCCTCCGTCAAACGCTACCTGGACGGCACGGGCTGCATCGCCGGCGTGCTGGTGCCCTCCAAGGCTGACCCCGCCAAGATGGAGAAGATGAGCATCTACCAGGCCATGTGGAAGGGCATCCTGAGGCAGGGCACggcgctggtgctgctggaggcgCAGGCTGCCACCGGCTTCATCGTTGATCCACTCACCAACCAGAAACTCTCTGTGGACGAGGCCGTCTCCTCGGGGCTGGTGGGCAGCGAGCTGCACGAGAAGCTGCTGTCGGCAGAGAGGGCCGTGACGGGCTACACCGACCCGTACACAGACGACAAGATCTCCCTCTTCCAGGCCATGAAGAAGGAGCTCATCGTCAAGGAGCACGGCATCCGCCTGCTGGAGGCCCAGATCGCCACCGGCGGCATCATCGACCCCGTGCACAGCCACCGTCTCCCTGTGGAAGCTGCCTACAGGCGCGGCTACTTCGACGAGGAGATGAACCAGGTCCTGTCCGACCCCAGCGATGACACCAAGGGCTTCTTCGACCCCAACACCCACGAGAACCTCACCTACATGCAGCTCCTGCGCCGCTGCGTGCCCGACCCGGACACGGGGCTGCTCATGCTGCAGCTGATGGACAAGGGCTCCGTGCTCTACCAGCTGAGCGAGGACGCCCGCCAAGCCCTGCAGGCCGCCCGCACCAGCCTCAGCGTGGGGCTCTTCCAGGGCCAGAGCGTCACCGTCTGGGAGCTGCTCTTCTCCCGCTACGTCCCCGACCACCGGCGCCAGGACCTGCTCCGCAGGTACAAGGTGGGCACGCTCAGCATCAACGAGATGATCACCCTCCTCACCGCCATTGTCACTGGAGCTGAGGGACACGGTGCTGCCCTGGCCAGCATGCAGACACAGCAGGAGACCCCGGCACCGGCCCAGAACAGCGACGCCTTGGGctcccggcagcagcaggagctggagcaggagcaggagctggagcaggagcaggagctggagcggTCCCTCAAGTCCTCCACTGTCCAGGTCTCAGCCGGCAGCTTCCAGGGCAGGAAGGTCTCCCTGTGGGAGCTGCTCTTCTCCAAGTACGTGTCCGAGGCCaagaggcaggagctgctggggcaggtcAAGTCCAGGAGCCTGGCGCTGGACCGGTTGGCCGGGCTCCTCACCGGCCTCgtggaggaggcagagaagcGCAGCAGCAACGTCACGTTCACGGGCCTCAGGAGGCAGGTGACGGCCTCGGACCTGCTGGACTCGGGCATCATCGACAAGGACACGCTGGCCGACCTGGTGCAGGGTGCCAAGACGGTGCAGGAGGTGACGCAGATGGCCTCCGTCAAACGCTACCTGGACGGCACGGGCTGCATCGCCGGCGTGCTGGTGCCCTCCAAGGCTGACCCCGCCAAGATGGAGAAGATGAGCATCTACCAGGCCATGTGGAAGGGCATCCTGAGGCAGGGCACggcgctggtgctgctggaggcgCAGGCTGCCACCGGCTTCATCGTTGATCCACTCACCAACCAGAAACTCTCTGTGGACGAGGCCGTCTCCTCGGGGCTGGTGGGCAGCGAGCTGCACGAGAAGCTGCTGTCGGCAGAGAGGGCTGTGACGGGCTACACCGACCCGTACACAGACGACAAGATCTCCCTCTTCCAGGCCATGAAGAAGGAGCTCATCGTCAAGGAGCACGGCATCCGCCTGCTGGAGGCCCAGATCGCCACCGGCGGCATCATCGACCCCGTGCACAGCCACCGTCTCCCTGTGGAAGCTGCCTACAGGCGCGGCTACTTCGACGAGGAGATGAACCAGGTCCTGTCCGACCCCAGCGATGACACCAAGGGCTTCTTCGACCCCAACACCCACGAGAACCTCACCTACATGCAGCTCCTGCGCCGCTGCGTGCCCGACCCGGACACGGGGCTGCTCATGCTGCAGCTGATGGACAAGGGCTCCGTGCTCTACCAGCTGAGCGAGGACGCCCGCCAAGCCCTGCAGGCCGCCCGCACCAGCCTCAGCGTGGGGCTCTTCCAGGGCCAGAGCGTCACCGTCTGGGAGCTGCTCTTCTCCCGCTACGTCCCCGACCACCGGCGCCAGGACCTGCTCCGCAGGTACAAGGTGGGCACGCTCAGCATCAACGAGATGATCACCCTCCTCACCGCCATTGTCACTGGGGCTGAGGGACACGGTGCTGCCCTGGCCAGCATGCAGACACAGCAGGAGACCCCGGCACCGGCCCAGAACGGCGACGCCTTGGGctcccggcagcagcaggagctggagcaggagcaggagctggagcaggagcaggagctggagcggTCCCTCAAGTCCTCCACTGTCCAGGTCTCAGCCGGCAGCTTCCAGGGCAGGAAGGTCTCCCTGTGGGAGCTGCTCTTCTCCAAGTACGTGTCCGAGGCCaagaggcaggagctgctggggcaggtcAAGTCCAGGAGCCTGGCGCTGGACCGGTTGGCCGGGCTCCTCACCGGCCTCgtggaggaggcagagaagcGCAGCAGCAACGTCACGTTCACGGGCCTCAGGAGGCAGGTGACGGCCTCGGACCTGCTGGACTCGGGCATCATCGACAAGGACACGCTGGCCGACCTGGTGCAGGGCGCCAAGACGGTGCAGGAGGTGACGCAGATGGCCTCCGTCAAACGCTACCTGGACGGCACGGGCTGCATCGCCGGCGTGCTGGTGCCCTCCAAGGCTGACCCCGCCAAGATGGAGAAGATGAGCATCTACCAGGCCATGTGGAAGGGCATCCTGAGGCAGGGCACggcgctggtgctgctggaggcgCAGGCTGCCACCGGCTTCATCGTTGATCCACTCACCAACCAGAAACTCTCTGTGGACGAGGCCGTCTCCTCGGGGCTGGTGGGCAGCGAGCTGCACGAGAAGCTGCTGTCGGCAGAGAGGGCCGTGACGGGCTACACCGACCCGTACACAGACGACAAGATCTCCCTCTTCCAGGCCATGAAGAAGGAGCTCATCGTCAAGGAGCACGGCATCCGCCTGCTGGAGGCCCAGATCGCCACCGGCGGCATCATCGACCCCGTGCACAGCCACCGTCTCCCTGTGGAAGCTGCCTACAGGCGCGGCTACTTCGACGAGGAGATGAACCAGGTCCTGTCCGACCCCAGCGATGACACCAAGGGCTTCTTCGACCCCAACACCCACGAGAACCTCACCTACATGCAGCTCCTGCGCCGCTGCGTGCCCGACCCGGACACTGGTCTTTATTTCCTCAATAttgttagaaaataa